In Patescibacteria group bacterium, the following proteins share a genomic window:
- a CDS encoding glycosyltransferase has protein sequence MKVALIHDHLAQDGGAEKVLKAFSEIYPDAPIYTLLYNKKNIDKYYPGRRVEASIIQKMPGGVKHYQWYMPFMPMAIEFFDLRGFDVVLSDTASFAKGVITGPETLHICYCHTPTRYLWSDTHQYINELKYNKFFKKIISMVLNNVRMWDRLAADRVDVFIANSKVVARRIKKYYQRESVVIYPPTEIEKFHASDKVGDYFLCGCRLVPYKRIDIVIEAFKKLGAPYKLKIFGDGIDLPRLKKIAGEAQNIEFMGRVSDEERAKLFAECQAFINPQVEDFGITIMEAMASGRPVIALKQGGACESVIKGKTGEFFREETPEQVIEAIEKFDPAKYDSAEIRAYAEKFSGEKFKQSIKDFVEKEYNNFVNCN, from the coding sequence ATGAAAGTCGCGTTAATTCATGACCATCTCGCCCAGGACGGCGGAGCGGAAAAAGTCCTAAAAGCGTTTTCGGAAATTTATCCGGACGCGCCGATTTATACTTTGCTTTACAATAAAAAGAATATTGATAAATATTATCCCGGCCGGCGGGTAGAAGCTTCGATTATCCAAAAAATGCCCGGCGGGGTTAAACATTACCAGTGGTACATGCCGTTCATGCCGATGGCGATCGAGTTTTTCGATTTGCGCGGTTTTGACGTGGTTCTTTCCGATACCGCTTCATTCGCCAAGGGAGTAATTACCGGCCCGGAAACTTTGCATATTTGTTATTGCCATACTCCCACCCGATATTTATGGTCGGATACGCACCAGTATATTAATGAATTAAAGTACAATAAATTTTTCAAAAAAATCATCTCCATGGTTTTGAATAACGTAAGGATGTGGGACCGGCTGGCCGCCGACCGGGTAGACGTATTTATCGCCAATTCCAAAGTCGTCGCCCGCCGGATAAAAAAATATTACCAGCGTGAAAGCGTAGTTATTTATCCGCCTACGGAAATTGAAAAATTCCACGCCAGTGATAAAGTCGGCGATTACTTTTTGTGCGGCTGTCGGTTGGTTCCATATAAAAGAATTGACATCGTTATTGAAGCTTTCAAAAAGCTAGGTGCTCCATATAAATTGAAAATTTTCGGTGATGGAATTGATTTGCCGCGCTTAAAAAAAATCGCCGGCGAGGCGCAAAATATTGAATTCATGGGCCGCGTTTCCGACGAAGAAAGAGCCAAGCTTTTTGCCGAATGCCAGGCCTTTATCAATCCCCAGGTCGAAGATTTCGGCATAACCATAATGGAAGCTATGGCCTCGGGCCGGCCGGTCATTGCCTTAAAGCAGGGCGGCGCCTGCGAAAGCGTTATTAAGGGGAAGACCGGGGAATTTTTCCGCGAAGAAACACCCGAACAAGTTATTGAGGCAATAGAAAAATTTGATCCAGCTAAATACGATTCGGCTGAAATCCGCGCCTACGCCGAAAAATTTTCCGGAGAAAAATTTAAACAATCCATAAAAGATTTTGTTGAAAAAGAATATAATAATTTTGTTAATTGCAATTAA
- a CDS encoding sugar transferase translates to MKRSELFFSFLLVPLDFIMIILAGLSAYYIRFARFFTEIRPVIFNLTVNDYLKILIPIGLSWLVIFALAGLYRIKSKRRFAREFYRVVLACSTGLMLIVVLIFVRRELFDSRFIVLAGWIFAVVYITLARGFIRGVQNYLHNFGIGVHKLAIVGNSKTTEILVHDFCSNKKLGYGVAKRLRGFSIAEAQELEEFLKTGEVDEILQSDPNLSKAEIIRLYDFASEHHLTFKYAADLLGAKVLKTEVTDISGVPIVEVIKTPLEGWGRIVKRFFDVAVSSILIIILSPILAITAVLIKIDSHGPIFFSRRDDGSRLFRVGQGGRLFKYIKFRSMIPGTDEMRYKELAEKNIRKGEPLVKIKDDPRITRIGKFIRRTSIDELPELFLVLKGDMSLVGPRPHLPEEVAKYELHHKKVLTIKPGISGLAQISGRSDLNFEDEVKLDTYYIENWSLLLDMSILLRTPFAVVRPRKAE, encoded by the coding sequence ATGAAGCGCTCCGAACTCTTCTTTTCATTCCTTCTCGTTCCTCTCGATTTTATAATGATTATTTTAGCCGGCCTTTCGGCTTACTATATCCGGTTTGCCCGTTTTTTTACGGAAATAAGGCCGGTTATTTTTAATTTGACGGTAAACGATTATTTAAAAATTTTAATTCCCATCGGTTTATCCTGGCTCGTGATTTTTGCTTTGGCCGGACTTTACCGGATTAAATCGAAACGCCGGTTTGCCCGAGAATTTTACCGCGTGGTTTTAGCCTGCTCGACCGGATTAATGCTGATAGTCGTTTTGATTTTCGTCCGCCGCGAGCTTTTTGACTCGCGCTTCATCGTTTTAGCCGGCTGGATTTTTGCCGTCGTCTATATCACCTTAGCCCGGGGCTTTATCCGCGGCGTCCAAAATTATCTTCACAATTTCGGAATCGGCGTCCATAAATTGGCTATAGTCGGAAATTCAAAAACTACTGAAATTTTAGTCCACGACTTTTGCTCTAATAAAAAACTGGGCTACGGCGTGGCTAAGCGCCTACGGGGCTTTTCTATAGCCGAAGCGCAGGAATTGGAGGAATTTTTGAAAACCGGCGAAGTTGACGAAATTCTCCAAAGCGATCCGAATTTATCCAAAGCCGAAATTATCCGCCTTTATGATTTTGCCAGCGAACACCATCTTACTTTTAAATACGCAGCCGACCTTTTAGGAGCTAAAGTCTTAAAAACCGAGGTTACGGATATTTCCGGAGTTCCGATTGTTGAAGTTATAAAGACTCCTTTAGAAGGCTGGGGAAGGATTGTCAAAAGATTTTTCGATGTTGCGGTTTCATCAATCTTAATAATCATCCTTTCGCCCATTCTCGCCATTACCGCTGTTCTAATAAAAATCGATTCGCACGGGCCGATTTTTTTCTCGCGACGAGATGACGGTTCCCGGCTTTTTCGGGTGGGCCAGGGGGGCAGATTATTCAAATATATAAAATTTCGGTCAATGATACCGGGCACTGATGAAATGCGTTATAAGGAATTAGCGGAAAAAAACATTCGCAAAGGCGAACCGCTGGTAAAAATAAAAGACGACCCGCGAATAACCCGAATCGGGAAATTTATACGAAGGACCAGCATTGATGAATTGCCTGAATTGTTTTTGGTCTTAAAAGGCGATATGAGCCTGGTCGGCCCGCGCCCGCATCTTCCCGAAGAAGTAGCCAAATACGAACTGCACCATAAAAAAGTTTTGACCATCAAGCCCGGCATTTCCGGACTGGCCCAGATTTCTGGCCGGAGCGATTTGAATTTTGAAGATGAAGTTAAATTGGATACATATTATATTGAAAACTGGTCTTTACTTCTTGATATGTCCATTCTTTTAAGGACGCCTTTTGCCGTAGTCCGGCCGAGAAAGGCGGAATAA
- a CDS encoding histidine phosphatase family protein — MKLYIVRHGETDYNTKKIIQGQVNTPLNKKGEKQAKLIAKRLGVVNFDLIYSSDLRRAKQTTKEIMKFQKCLVKYVKELRERHYGIFQNKFEQIYYEYLAQNNVSSHNPDYRIPGGESRQDHYIRVEKFLEKIYKKHKDKTVLLSTHGGTKKAILRYLINIPRNQYGIKDPDNASLTIVQFHENGKHKIELEGDVKHLKNLKQ, encoded by the coding sequence ATGAAATTATATATTGTCAGGCATGGCGAGACAGATTACAATACTAAGAAAATTATTCAGGGCCAGGTTAATACGCCGCTGAACAAAAAAGGCGAAAAACAAGCTAAGTTGATAGCAAAAAGATTAGGTGTCGTTAACTTTGACCTCATATATTCCTCTGATCTTAGGCGGGCCAAACAAACCACCAAAGAAATAATGAAATTTCAGAAGTGCCTGGTGAAATATGTCAAAGAACTAAGAGAAAGACATTATGGAATTTTTCAAAATAAGTTCGAGCAAATTTATTATGAATATCTTGCCCAAAACAATGTTTCCAGCCATAATCCGGACTACCGGATTCCCGGCGGCGAATCGAGACAGGATCACTATATAAGAGTAGAAAAATTTCTGGAAAAAATCTATAAAAAACACAAAGATAAAACCGTATTGCTATCCACTCACGGCGGAACAAAAAAGGCGATTTTAAGGTATTTAATAAATATCCCTCGCAACCAATATGGCATAAAGGACCCTGATAACGCCAGCCTCACCATTGTTCAATTCCATGAGAATGGGAAACATAAGATAGAGCTGGAGGGCGATGTTAAACACTTAAAAAATCTAAAACAATGA
- the gltX gene encoding glutamate--tRNA ligase: protein MSNIRVRIAPSPTGFLHIGNLRTALFDYVIAKHYGGKMIIRIEDTDQKREVPGAVESLLRVFDWIGIKFDEGPEIGGPFAPYIQTQRLDIYKKHAEELLEKGGAYPCFCSPERLDQMRRDQQSRKEPPHYDRHCRELSKDEAAKKIASGEKFVLRQKMPLDGKTVVHDELRGDIGFNNSELEDHVLIKSDGIPTYQFASVVDDHLMEISHVLRGEEWIPSFPKNILLYQAFGWIAPKFIHMALTLNKGGGKLSKRQGDVAVEDYKAKGYLPEALINFSILQGWHPKGDEEILTLAQIIEKFRIEDMGTSPAIFDIEKLDYFNGYYIRHKSLDEIYKLCLPYLEENLKKTSNPKKKSKSFIKAVISLEQERLKKLSEIGELTEFLFVDKPEYDPELLVWKKMTIDQVKQNLQEIIEVLGRIPEDNWTNDSIEDAVKSHIQAKNGSMGEYLWPMRVALTGRKASPPPFDVAEVLGKEESINRITQVIK, encoded by the coding sequence ATGTCCAACATAAGGGTCAGAATCGCTCCATCTCCCACCGGCTTTTTACATATCGGCAATTTACGCACTGCGCTTTTTGATTATGTCATCGCCAAGCATTACGGCGGCAAGATGATAATCCGCATTGAAGACACTGACCAAAAAAGGGAGGTGCCGGGCGCCGTTGAAAGTTTACTCCGGGTTTTTGACTGGATCGGAATAAAATTCGATGAGGGTCCTGAAATCGGAGGCCCGTTCGCGCCGTACATCCAAACCCAAAGACTCGATATTTATAAAAAACACGCCGAAGAACTTTTGGAAAAAGGCGGCGCTTACCCTTGTTTTTGCTCACCGGAAAGACTGGACCAGATGCGGCGCGACCAGCAGTCAAGAAAAGAACCGCCGCACTACGACCGCCATTGCCGGGAACTTTCAAAGGATGAAGCCGCGAAAAAAATCGCGTCCGGAGAAAAATTTGTCCTCCGCCAAAAAATGCCTCTGGACGGAAAAACTGTTGTCCATGATGAATTGCGGGGCGACATTGGATTTAATAATAGCGAGCTGGAAGATCACGTTTTAATAAAATCCGACGGAATTCCGACTTATCAGTTCGCCAGCGTGGTTGACGACCACCTGATGGAAATTTCGCACGTTCTTCGCGGCGAAGAATGGATTCCGTCTTTTCCAAAAAATATTTTACTCTACCAGGCCTTTGGCTGGATCGCGCCTAAATTTATTCACATGGCGCTCACTTTAAATAAAGGCGGCGGAAAATTAAGTAAGCGCCAGGGCGATGTCGCGGTCGAGGATTACAAAGCTAAAGGGTATCTGCCCGAAGCTTTAATTAACTTCAGCATCCTGCAAGGCTGGCATCCCAAGGGCGACGAAGAAATTCTAACCCTCGCCCAGATTATCGAAAAATTCAGGATTGAAGACATGGGCACCAGCCCGGCGATTTTTGATATTGAAAAACTGGATTACTTTAACGGCTATTATATCCGCCATAAATCTTTGGATGAAATTTATAAACTGTGCCTGCCGTATTTAGAAGAAAATTTAAAAAAAACATCCAATCCCAAAAAAAAATCCAAGTCTTTCATTAAAGCCGTTATTTCTCTTGAGCAGGAAAGACTGAAAAAACTGTCCGAGATCGGCGAGCTTACTGAATTTTTGTTTGTTGATAAGCCCGAATACGATCCGGAACTTTTGGTTTGGAAAAAAATGACTATTGATCAGGTGAAACAAAATCTGCAGGAGATAATTGAGGTTTTAGGACGCATCCCCGAAGATAATTGGACCAATGATTCGATTGAAGACGCGGTAAAATCGCATATACAGGCGAAAAACGGCAGTATGGGCGAATATTTATGGCCCATGCGCGTCGCTTTAACCGGCCGCAAGGCCTCGCCCCCGCCCTTTGATGTCGCCGAAGTATTAGGGAAGGAGGAGAGTATTAATAGAATAACACAGGTGATTAAATAA